In Scatophagus argus isolate fScaArg1 chromosome 3, fScaArg1.pri, whole genome shotgun sequence, one genomic interval encodes:
- the hipk1b gene encoding homeodomain-interacting protein kinase 1 isoform X3, which produces MSSQLQVFSPPSISSSAFCRVKKLKVESNVWDVSTTETYNSIAGQTAYTFAPAMAVPPFAPSLVFPPAAPGSRGQVVVRAADSTGSLPRGSSRRVTEQLTSSSYAHAEMSSETRGHRHGQKRKLEEANEGSGSGCGSVQILEELSAPAATYSTRTGGGGGGTGQSIPHSAPTTKSSSSNGEGDYQLVQHEILCSVSCSYEVLEFLGRGTFGQVAKCWKRGTNEIVAIKILKNHPSYARQGQIEVGILNRLSAENADEYNFVRSYECFQHKGHTCLVFEMLEQNLYDFLKHSKFSPLPLRHIRPILQQVATALMKLKSLGLIHADLKPENIMLVDPLRQPYRVKVIDFGSASHVSKAVCSTYLQSRYYRAPEIILGLPFCEAIDMWSLGCVIAELFLGWPLYPGASEYDQIRYISQTQGLPAEYLLSAGTKTVRFFNRGPDSSYPLWRLKTPAEHEMEMGIKSKEARKYIFNCLDDMMQVNLSSHLEGTDMLAEKADRREFIDLLKRMLRLDADKRITPTKTLGHPFVTMSHLVDYPHSSHVKSCFQNMEICKRRSSYDSSKSLYSTNAVPSAAAGNLTVTFSSQLNQHNQVPSAGGAVPLLNYQPALYQQATINIPGLAQQSVPIPTRPAGLCSQTEPFQQTLIVCPPSTIQGLQPSSKSSSFPVRMENSVPIVPQNQSAQSLQIQPSMLTQQAWPTGTQQILIPSSWQQVPGVAIHSSAHQSNVAESPLETLDASTQQGHNWRSTTQARSQQERKKVKARRGENRNRGISTASLLSSSGVTPPSSSATLSQPIVISDTPSPAVSIITIHSDTDTEDERKFHPASVSLSQRTNVISCVTVHDSDSSTASPLTPLPRALNTASAMSSRQAKSLAVVVPSVKTQGSERGSASRARSETVNYMKPKRTSNRQPCSSGESVERHGLVPSQSHPLNLSQVQPVVSSSQERSHSDSSLRRQQTFPPAISASHYNFPEVSALTSASAPGPSLYTYPASATLPSASQAMEQLLSRGHGSHGHSPSAYAATYTSSSSSSRRDSASRKDSVSSLLHNLPAAYQHQFATGSPYVSVTPRAEAYSAYQLSPRRLTQYPYL; this is translated from the exons ATGAGCTCTCAGCTGCAggtcttctctcctccctccatctcctccagtGCCTTTTGCCGTGTGAAGAAGCTGAAGGTGGAGAGCAATGTTTGGGATGTATCCACCACTGAAACCTACAACTCCATAGCAGGCCAGACAGCATACACCTTTGCCCCAGCCATGGCTGTGCCACCCTTTGCACCATCACTGGTCTTCCCCCCTGCAGCACCTGGCTCCAGAGGTCAAGTGGTGGTGCGGGCAGCTGATAGCACTGGTAGTCTTCCACGCGGATCCAGCCGGCGtgtcacagagcagctgacGTCTTCCTCTTATGCTCATGCTGAGATGTCCTCTGAAACAAGGGGGCACAGGCACGGGCAGAAGAGAAAGCTCGAGGAAGCCAATGAAGGCAGCGGGAGTGGATGTGGCAGTGTCCAAATATTGGAGGAGCTTTCTGCTCCTGCAGCAACTTACTCCACCCGTACAGGTGGCGGTGGAGGGGGCACAGGCCAGTCTATACCCCACTCGGCCCCAACCACCAAGAGCAGTAGCTCCAATGGTGAAGGGGATTATCAGCTAGTGCAGCACGAGATCCTCTGCTCTGTGTCCTGCAGCTATGAAGTGCTGGAGTTTTTGGGAAGAGGCACATTTGGACAAGTGGCCAAGTGCTGGAAGCGGGGCACCAATGAGATTGTGGCCATCAAGATCTTGAAAAACCATCCATCATATGCGCGTCAGGGCCAGATTGAG GTGGGCATCCTGAACCGGCTGAGTGCAGAGAACGCAGATGAATACAACTTTGTGCGTTCCTATGAATGTTTCCAACACAAGGGCCACACCTGCCTGGTGTTTGAGATGCTGGAGCAAAACCTGTATGACTTCCTCAAGCACAGCAAGTTCAGCCCACTCCCCCTACGGCACATCAGACCCATCCTACAGCAG gTGGCTACAGCgctgatgaaactgaaaagcCTAGGTCTGATTCATGCAGACCTGAAGCCTGAGAACATTATGCTGGTCGACCCCCTTAGACAGCCCTACAGGGTGAAGGTGATTGATTTTGGCTCGGCAAGTCATGTGTCCAAAGCTGTCTGCTCAACCTACTTACAGTCTCGCTACTACAG GGCTCCAGAGATCATTTTGGGCCTGCCGTTCTGTGAGGCCATTGACATGTGGTCTTTAGGTTGTGTGATAGCTGAGCTGTTTCTGGGTTGGCCTCTGTACCCTGGAGCCTCTGAGTACGACCAG aTTCGTTACATTTCTCAGACTCAAGGCCTGCCCGCAGAATACTTGCTGAGTGCTGGCACTAAGACTGTTCGTTTCTTCAATCGAGGACCCGATTCTAGCTACCCACTCTGGAGGCTTAAG ACTCCAGCAGAGCATGAAATGGAGATGGGCATCAAGTCCAAGGAAGCTAGGAAGTATATCTTCAACTGTCTGGATGACATGATGCAG GTCAACTTGTCTTCTCATTTGGAGGGGACAGACATGTTGGCTGAGAAAGCTGATAGACGAGAGTTTATTGACCTCTTGAAGCGGATGCTCCGTCTGGATGCAGACAAACGGATCACACCCACAAAAACTCTGGGTCACCCCTTTGTCACAATGAGCCACCTCGTGGATTATCCCCACAGCTCCCA TGTGAAGTCCTGCTTCCAGAACATGGAGATCTGCAAGCGTAGGAGCTCCTACGATAGCAGCAAATCCCTGTACTCCACCAATGCAGTCCCAAGTGCTGCAGCAGGCAACCTCACTGTTACCTTCAGTAGCCAGCTCAACCAGCATAACCAG GTGCCTTCTGCGGGGGGAGCGGTTCCTTTGCTGAACTACCAGCCAGCTCTGTACCAGCAGGCGACTATCAACATTCCCGGGCTGGCTCAGCAGAGTGTCCCGATTCCAACACGACCCGCTGGGCTGTGCAGCCAGACAGAACCCTTCCAGCAGACTCTCATCGTCTGCCCTCCCTCCACTATTCAAG gGCTACAGCCATCCAGTAAGAGTTCCAGTTTCCCTGTGAGGATGGAGAACTCTGTACCCATAGTACCTCAGAACCAGTCTGCTCAGTCGTTGCAGATCCAGCCAAGCATGCTCACACAG caGGCCTGGCCCACTGGCACCCAACAGATCCTCATACCGTCATCATGGCAGCAGGTCCCAGGTGTGGCCATCCACAGCTCTGCCCACCAGTCAAATGTGGCTGAATCACCCCTGGAAACGCTTGATGCTTCCACACAGCAGGGACACAACTGGAG GAGCACCACCCAAGCCAGAAgccagcaggagaggaagaaggtgaaAGCCAGACGTGGAGAGAACAGAAACAG gGGCATATCCACTGCATCATTACTCAGCAGCAGTGGCGTGACCCCACCCAGCTCCAGCGCCACGTTGTCCCAGCCAATCGTCATCTCCGACACGCCCAGCCCGGCGGTCAGCATCATCACTATTCACAGTGACAccgacacagaggatgagcGCAAGTTCCATCCCGCCAG TGTCAGTCTGAGCCAGCGCACAAACGTTATCAGCTGCGTGACGGTGCACGACTCGGACTCGTCGACAGCTAGCCCCCTGACTCCTCTACCCCGCGCGCTGAACACAGCTAGCGCCATGTCATCGCGCCAGGCCAAGTCTCTCGCTGTGGTGGTTCCTTCGGTCAAAACCCAGGGGTCTGAGAGGGGATCAGCTTCACGTGCACGTTCAGAGACTG TTAACTACATGAAACCTAAGAGAACATCCAACCGACAGCCCTGCAGTTCTGGGGAGAGTGTGGAGCGTCACGGGCTGGTGCCAAGCCAGTCACACCCCTTAAACCTCAGCCAG gTTCAGCCGGTGGTGTCTTCATCTCAGGAGCGTTCCCACAGTGACTCATCTTTGCGCCGCCAGCAGACGTTCCCTCCTGCCATCTCGGCCTCTCACTACAACTTCCCCGAGGTGTCCGCCTTGACCTCGGCCTCGGCCCCTGGTCCCAGCCTGTACACGTACCCAGCCTCCGCCACCCTCCCCTCAGCCTCTCAGGCAATGGAGCAGCTGCTGAGCCGCGGTCACGGCAGCCACGGCCACTCCCCCTCCGCCTATGCAGCAACGTacacctcatcctcctcctcctccaggaggGACTCAGCCAGTCGGAAGGACTCAGTCAGTAGTCTGCTTCACAACCTCCCGGCAGCCTACCAGCATCAGTTTGCCACTGGTTCTCCATACGTTAGTGTGACGCCCCGGGCTGAGGCTTACAGTGCCTACCAGCTAAGTCCCAGGCGCCTCACACAATACCCTTACCTATAG